One window of Siniperca chuatsi isolate FFG_IHB_CAS linkage group LG15, ASM2008510v1, whole genome shotgun sequence genomic DNA carries:
- the cga gene encoding glycoprotein hormones alpha chain isoform X1: protein MKGTLSLNVVTAATKMGAVKSAGLSLLLVSFLLYVADSYPNTDLSNMGCEECTLRKNSIFSRVYQCMGCCFSRAYPTPLKAMKTMTIPKNITSEATCCVAKHSYEVQTEVAGIRVRNHTDCHCSTCYFHKI from the exons ATGAAGGGGACACTTTCTCTCAACGTG GTAACTGCTGCAACCAAGATGGGCGCAGTGAAATCAGCCGGACTGTCTCTTCTTCTggtgtcttttcttctttacGTAGCTGATTCTTACCCCAACACTGACTTATCAAACA TGGGCTGTGAGGAGTGCACACTGAGAAAGAACAGTATTTTCTCGAGGGTGTACCAGTGCATGGGCTGCTGCTTCTCCAGAGCGTACCCAACACCTCTCAAGGCCATGAAGACAATGACAATCCCAAAGAACATCACCTCAGAGGCAACGTGCTGTGTCGCCAAGCACAGCTACGAGGTACAG ACAGAGGTGGCCGGCATAAGGGTGAGAAACCATACAGACTGCCACTGCAGCACCTGCTATTTTCATAAGATATGA
- the cga gene encoding glycoprotein hormones alpha chain isoform X2, translated as MKGTLSLNVVTAATKMGAVKSAGLSLLLVSFLLYVADSYPNTDLSNMGCEECTLRKNSIFSRVYQCMGCCFSRAYPTPLKAMKTMTIPKNITSEATCCVAKHSYETEVAGIRVRNHTDCHCSTCYFHKI; from the exons ATGAAGGGGACACTTTCTCTCAACGTG GTAACTGCTGCAACCAAGATGGGCGCAGTGAAATCAGCCGGACTGTCTCTTCTTCTggtgtcttttcttctttacGTAGCTGATTCTTACCCCAACACTGACTTATCAAACA TGGGCTGTGAGGAGTGCACACTGAGAAAGAACAGTATTTTCTCGAGGGTGTACCAGTGCATGGGCTGCTGCTTCTCCAGAGCGTACCCAACACCTCTCAAGGCCATGAAGACAATGACAATCCCAAAGAACATCACCTCAGAGGCAACGTGCTGTGTCGCCAAGCACAGCTACGAG ACAGAGGTGGCCGGCATAAGGGTGAGAAACCATACAGACTGCCACTGCAGCACCTGCTATTTTCATAAGATATGA